In the genome of Aspergillus flavus chromosome 8, complete sequence, one region contains:
- a CDS encoding choline dehydrogenase (glucose oxidase) has product MLFPSFVLATLLLGAAARSHAGSPSHYDFVIVGGGTSGLVVANRLSEMNNVTVAVIEAGESALNNFNVSNVMGYSTAFGTQVDWAYKTENQTYAGGLQQTIRAGKALGGTSTINGMSYTRAEDVQIDNWEVVGNKGWNWKNLFQYYKKSEGFQVPTKDQIAHGASYNASYHGRNGPLKVGWPTSMTNSSVFPVLQQTFEKLGVQYNPDSEGGKMVGFTVHPDTLDREMNVREDAARAYYWPYEARSNLKIISNTRADKVIWANATQGEAVAVGVEVTNAYGTETIYADKEIILSAGALRSPALLELSGVGNPAVLNKYNIPVKVNITTVGENLQDQTNNALTWEGVETLTGLATFSVLPSVNQLYGDNVTALASYVKFQLATYAKIVASASNGAVKEANLVEAFERQYDLIFNSQVPYAEVVFAPSGQSFSVEYWPLLPFSRGSVHIQSANASDLPAINPNYFMFGQDAEAQITVAQYIRKALGTAPLSGLVGDEVSPGLDVLPASASSSTWTKWVEANYRTNYHPVGTNSMLPREKGGVVSPELKVYGTKNLRVVDASILPFQLCGHLTSTLYAVAERASDLIKENYRA; this is encoded by the exons AtgctttttccctcttttgtTCTGGCGACCTTGTTGCTAGGCGCAGCGGCCCGAAGTCATGCTGGCTCGCCCTCTCACTATGATTTTGTCATTGTCGGTGGAGGCACCAGTGGATTGGTCGTCGCCAACAGACTCTCAGAAATGAACAATGTCACTGTGGCTGTCATCGAGGCCGGAGAATCAGCACTGAACAACTTCAACGTGTCTAACGTCATGGGCTACAGCACCGCGTTTGGGACTCAGGTCGACTGGGCCTACAAGACCGAGAACCAGACCTATGCAGGAGGCCTGCAGCAGACTATCCGTGCTGGAAAGGCTCTTGGTGGTACGAGCACGATCAATG GAATGTCCTATACTCGGGCCGAAGACGTGCAAATCGACAATTGGGAAGTGGTCGGGAACAAGGGTTGGAACTGGAAGAACCTATTTCAATACTACAAGAAGTCGGAAGGCTTCCAGGTGCCTACCAAGGACCAAATCGCTCATGGTGCTAGCTACAACGCTAGCTATCATGGTCGGAACGGCCCTCTGAAGGTTGGCTGGCCTACCTCCATGACCAACAGTAGCGTCTTTCCCGTCCTTCAACAAACCTTTGAGAAACTGGGCGTTCAGTACAACCCCGACTCCGAAGGTGGGAAGATGGTCGGATTCACTGTCCACCCCGACACTCTTGACAGGGAGATGAATGTTCGCGAAGATGCTGCCAGAGCTTACTACTGGCCGTATGAAGCCCGCTCAAATTTGAAGATCATCTCGAACACTCGCGCAGACAAGGTCATCTGGGCCAATGCCACCCAGGGAGAGGCTGTTGCCGTGGGAGTCGAGGTCACCAACGCTTACGGCACGGAAACGATCTACGCTGACAAGGAGATCATTCTGTCGGCTGGTGCGCTTCGATCCCCTGCCCTTCTCGAGCTGTCTGGCGTGGGAAACCCCGCGGTCCTCAACAAGTACAATATCCCCGTCAAGGTCAATATAACCACCGTCGGCGAGAACTTGCAAGATCAGACCAACAACGCCCTCACCTGGGAAGGCGTCGAGACGCTGACTGGCTTGGCGACCTTCTCCGTTTTACCCTCCGTGAACCAGCTCTACGGTGACAACGTCACTGCTCTAGCTTCCTACGTCAAGTTCCAACTCGCCACCTATGCAAAAATCGTCGCCAGCGCCTCTAACGGCGCCGTCAAGGAAGCCAATCTCGTAGAGGCTTTCGAGCGCCAGTATGATCTGATCTTCAACTCCCAGGTCCCCTACGCGGAAGTTGTCTTCGCCCCCAGTGGGCAATCGTTCTCCGTCGAGTACTGGCCgcttctccccttctcccGCGGCAGCGTCCACATCCAGTCCGCGAACGCCTCCGACCTTCCTGCCATCAACCCCAACTACTTTATGTTTGGGCAAGACGCTGAGGCTCAAATTACGGTAGCGCAATACATCCGCAAGGCTTTGGGTACTGCGCCTTTGAGCGGTCTTGTGGGCGATGAGGTTTCCCCCGGCCTCGACGTGCTCCCTGCTAGTGCATCCAGCTCCACTTGGACCAAGTGGGTTGAGGCAAACT ACCGAACCAACTACCACCCCGTTGGCACTAACAGCATGCTTCCCCGCGAGAAGGGCGGTGTTGTCAGCCCCGAGCTCAAGGTTTACGGTACCAAGAACCTCCGCGTGGTCGATGCTTCAATCCTGCCGTTCCAGCTCTGCGGCCACTTGACCAGCACTCTGTATGCTGTTGCCGAGAGGGCTTCCGATCTGATCAAGGAAAACTATCGGGCTTAG